In Sorghum bicolor cultivar BTx623 chromosome 8, Sorghum_bicolor_NCBIv3, whole genome shotgun sequence, one genomic interval encodes:
- the LOC8058178 gene encoding uncharacterized protein LOC8058178, which translates to MWSSDSDPELTAAAASSSSSTSSATSVSASPPPTPPPAARLLRQRNGNRRRRRSRKQGSAVADSVPPVPEPEAEDVWRGAQWEAAWPARRDPKPVVLAVAGGDDAVGRSRSLTDDDLEELKGCADLGFGFSYDEIPELRGTLPALELCYSMTQRLHLVDDDKDKPPLLLQQHEGAAAAPDASAPSPPVTNWKISSPGDSPDEVKARLKYWAQAVACTVRLCS; encoded by the exons ATGTGGAGCTCAGACTCCGACCCCGAgctcaccgccgccgccgcgtcgtcCTCATCTTCCACCTCGTCTGCTACCTCCGTCTCTGCCTCCCCGCCGCCGACCCCGCCTCCTGCTGCACGCCTTCTCCGCCAACGCAACggcaaccgccgccgccgccgcagccgcaagCAGGGCAGCGCCGTCGCCGACTCTGTCCCGCCGGTCCCCGAGCCTGAGGCGGAGGACGTGTGGCGCGGGGCGCAGTGGGAGGCGGCGTGGCCGGCGCGGCGGGACCCGAAACCCGTGGTGCTCGCGGTCGCGGGCGGAGACGACGCGGTGGGGCGGTCCAGGAGCCTGACGGACGACGACCTGGAGGAGCTCAAGGGCTGCGCCGACCTGGGCTTCGGCTTCAGCTACGACGAGATCCCCGAGCTCCGAGGCACGCTCCCGGCGCTCGAGCTCTGCTACTCCATGACCCAGCGCCTCCACCTGGTGGACGACGACAAGGACaagccgccgctgctgctgcagcagcaCGAAGGCGCTGCCGCCGCACCGGATGCCTCCGCGCCGTCGCCGCCCGTCACCAACTGGAAGATCTCCAGCCCCG GTGACAGCCCGGACGAGGTGAAGGCGCGGCTCAAGTACTGGGCGCAGGCGGTGGCGTGCACCGTTCGCCTCTGCAGCTGA